One window of the Lactococcus lactis genome contains the following:
- a CDS encoding GntR family transcriptional regulator, whose amino-acid sequence MNELNFNLQNQAYKQITGKILRNEYRPGQKISQKNIEIDLQLGRTPVREALLRLRRDGLIYSIPQSGTFVTKIDLDAAINARFIRENLEAKIVSEAAALENNNLLLNQARDAIELQEQYAAKAEYHNFFNADEEFHKTFYLMTNHAQVWDWLQTINIQFNRFRWLRLAISDLPWNTLIEQHKEILCAVENHDGEQAVTAAAKHLHLMFDEEMAVLQAFPEYFDNLPE is encoded by the coding sequence ATGAATGAATTGAATTTTAATCTACAGAATCAGGCCTATAAACAAATTACAGGCAAAATTCTCAGGAATGAATATCGTCCTGGACAAAAAATTTCACAAAAAAATATCGAAATTGATTTGCAATTAGGCCGAACTCCTGTCAGAGAGGCACTTCTTCGTTTACGTCGTGATGGACTCATTTACAGCATCCCTCAATCAGGAACCTTCGTCACAAAAATTGATTTAGATGCTGCCATCAATGCTCGATTCATTCGAGAAAATTTAGAAGCCAAAATTGTTTCCGAAGCCGCGGCTTTAGAGAATAATAATCTTTTACTCAACCAAGCGCGTGATGCAATTGAACTTCAAGAACAATATGCTGCTAAAGCAGAATATCACAATTTTTTTAATGCCGATGAAGAATTTCATAAAACTTTTTATTTAATGACTAATCATGCCCAAGTCTGGGACTGGCTTCAAACCATTAATATTCAGTTCAATCGTTTCCGTTGGTTACGTCTTGCGATTTCTGATTTACCATGGAATACCTTGATTGAGCAACATAAGGAAATACTTTGCGCTGTTGAGAATCATGATGGAGAACAAGCTGTCACAGCAGCTGCCAAACATTTGCACTTGATGTTTGACGAAGAAATGGCAGTGTTACAAGCTTTTCCTGAATACTTTGATAATTTACCCGAATAA